Proteins encoded in a region of the Gammaproteobacteria bacterium genome:
- a CDS encoding NAD(P)-dependent oxidoreductase: MKVAFIGLGVMGYPMAGHLQNAGLDVCVYNRTSSKAEQWCNEHPGRRAETPAQAADGAEIVFVCVGNDDDVRAVVLGDEGALAGMPPGGVLVDHTTASASLARELDAAASGQGKEFLDAPVSGGQAGAENGVLTVMVGGQESTYRRVKPVLDHYARFSKLLGPAGSGQLAKMVNQICIAGIVEGLAEGLNFALKAGLDAEAVIETISKGAAGSWQMENRYKTMLDDRYDFGFAVDWMRKDLGIAFAEAERNAVELPVARLVDNFYEEVQAMDGGRWDTSSLLARYTRK; this comes from the coding sequence ATGAAAGTTGCATTTATCGGACTGGGGGTCATGGGCTACCCAATGGCAGGCCACTTACAGAACGCCGGGCTGGATGTCTGCGTTTACAACCGAACCAGCAGCAAGGCAGAGCAGTGGTGTAATGAGCACCCGGGCCGGCGGGCAGAGACGCCCGCCCAGGCGGCCGACGGTGCTGAGATCGTGTTTGTCTGTGTTGGAAACGACGACGATGTGCGAGCCGTCGTCCTTGGCGACGAGGGAGCCCTCGCCGGCATGCCCCCTGGCGGGGTTCTTGTTGACCACACCACGGCATCCGCCAGCCTGGCGCGGGAACTGGATGCCGCGGCCAGCGGGCAGGGCAAGGAATTTCTTGATGCCCCTGTTTCTGGCGGTCAGGCCGGCGCCGAAAACGGCGTTCTGACAGTCATGGTCGGCGGCCAGGAGAGTACTTACAGGCGCGTAAAGCCTGTACTGGATCACTACGCCAGGTTCAGCAAACTGCTGGGTCCTGCTGGCAGCGGACAACTGGCCAAGATGGTGAATCAGATCTGTATTGCCGGCATCGTCGAGGGTCTCGCCGAAGGCCTTAATTTTGCACTCAAGGCCGGCCTGGATGCTGAGGCAGTGATTGAAACCATCTCCAAGGGAGCAGCCGGGTCGTGGCAAATGGAAAACCGTTATAAAACCATGCTGGATGACAGATATGATTTCGGCTTTGCTGTGGACTGGATGCGAAAAGACCTGGGTATCGCCTTCGCAGAGGCCGAAAGAAATGCTGTCGAGCTGCCGGTAGCCCGGCTGGTCGACAACTTTTACGAGGAGGTTCAGGCCATGGACGGCGGTCGCTGGGATACCTCCAGCCTGCTGGCCCGCTACACCAGAAAATAG
- the fnr gene encoding fumarate/nitrate reduction transcriptional regulator Fnr yields the protein MTAPSQNAGISVANQGSEGIRVSTITKGTARPCPHNPSISCASCRLSELCLPIALNKSEIHQLDEIVQRNRPMKKGDHLYRQNDTFRSVFAVRSGSFKSYVLGPDGQGRVTGFFMPGEILGMDGIASKAYSNSTVALEHASVCEIPFTQLEKLSHQLPNLQHHFFAIMGNEIAKDQQIHTLLSSYTAEERIVSFLLGLSSRYARVSLAPDKFLLHMTRGDIGEYLGLTLETVSRIFTGLQKKGVISVKNKEIEILDFDKMKAIVSS from the coding sequence ATGACTGCGCCTAGCCAAAACGCTGGTATTAGCGTTGCCAACCAGGGGTCTGAAGGGATCCGTGTCTCCACTATCACCAAGGGCACAGCCAGGCCATGCCCCCATAATCCGTCTATTTCCTGTGCAAGCTGCCGACTCAGCGAGCTGTGCCTGCCTATTGCCCTGAATAAGTCTGAAATACACCAGCTAGATGAAATCGTCCAGCGTAACAGGCCCATGAAGAAAGGCGATCACCTGTATCGACAGAACGATACCTTCCGATCAGTCTTCGCAGTGAGATCCGGCAGCTTTAAGTCCTATGTCCTGGGCCCTGACGGCCAGGGCCGGGTAACCGGGTTTTTCATGCCAGGCGAAATCCTCGGCATGGACGGCATCGCCAGCAAAGCCTACTCTAACTCCACTGTGGCGCTGGAGCATGCGTCAGTCTGCGAAATTCCGTTTACCCAGCTTGAGAAATTGAGCCATCAGCTACCGAACCTGCAACATCATTTCTTTGCCATTATGGGTAATGAGATTGCCAAGGATCAGCAAATTCACACCCTGCTGAGCAGTTACACGGCCGAAGAGCGGATTGTTTCGTTCTTACTTGGCCTGTCAAGCCGCTACGCCCGTGTCTCTCTGGCGCCAGACAAGTTTCTGCTGCACATGACCCGTGGTGACATCGGCGAGTACCTTGGCCTGACGCTGGAAACAGTCAGCCGCATATTCACCGGCTTGCAGAAGAAAGGCGTGATTTCAGTCAAGAACAAGGAAATCGAGATTCTTGATTTCGACAAGATGAAAGCTATTGTTTCCAGTTAA
- a CDS encoding fused MFS/spermidine synthase, translating into MTALHQKILRTTVLCVAFISGFCIMTIELLGGRILSPYFGSSVYVWGSIITVFMLSLSFGYLGGGRLSMRSPNPVTYALFFVMAAVLVMPIVLFADGIMEQVFLIVEDPRYGSLLASMLLFFFPTVVLGMISPYSIRLLVRNEDHSGHIAGQLYFVSTIGSALGTLGTSFYFVLWFDVNFILWGVVLTLSAAGATVLGVYYLPQRSTTGVQQYES; encoded by the coding sequence ATGACAGCCTTGCATCAGAAAATCCTTCGCACGACCGTGCTATGTGTCGCTTTTATCAGCGGTTTCTGCATCATGACTATTGAGTTGCTTGGCGGGAGGATTCTTTCGCCTTACTTCGGCAGCAGCGTGTATGTGTGGGGAAGTATCATCACGGTGTTTATGCTGTCCCTGTCCTTCGGATACCTTGGCGGCGGCAGGCTTTCGATGCGCTCGCCCAATCCGGTTACCTATGCCCTGTTTTTCGTCATGGCAGCAGTGCTGGTCATGCCTATTGTGCTGTTTGCCGATGGCATCATGGAGCAGGTATTTCTGATAGTCGAAGATCCCCGGTATGGCTCACTGCTGGCTTCTATGCTGCTGTTTTTCTTCCCTACGGTAGTTCTGGGCATGATTTCGCCTTACTCGATTCGTCTGCTGGTGCGTAACGAGGATCACAGTGGTCACATTGCCGGGCAACTTTATTTTGTCTCCACGATTGGCAGTGCGCTTGGTACTCTGGGTACTTCCTTTTATTTCGTTCTTTGGTTCGATGTTAATTTTATCCTGTGGGGTGTGGTGCTGACGCTGAGTGCCGCCGGAGCCACAGTGCTGGGGGTGTATTACCTGCCACAGCGTTCCACGACAGGAGTTCAGCAATATGAGAGTTAA
- a CDS encoding SDR family oxidoreductase: MTYKVNELFSVAGKVAIVTGGSRGIGKMIAQGFVENGVRTYITARKAPACEAAAEELSQCGECIPIPVDLATSEGRKKFVGEFNEREAKLDILVNNAGAAWGAPFEEYPESGYDKVMDINVKAVFMLTRDLLPLLRKDASPANPSRVINIGSIDGLRVSSTDNFAYGTSKAAVHFLTRNLAVRLAPQGVTVNAIAPGPFESQMMAYMLDNYRDRIESENPLGRIGCPEDMAGLALYLASYAARYMTGQVIALDGGRHLGSRQ; encoded by the coding sequence ATGACATACAAGGTAAACGAGCTTTTTTCCGTGGCCGGGAAGGTAGCCATCGTGACAGGCGGTTCCCGTGGCATCGGGAAAATGATTGCGCAGGGATTCGTTGAGAACGGCGTACGGACCTACATCACGGCTCGCAAAGCGCCGGCTTGTGAAGCCGCAGCCGAAGAATTGTCCCAGTGCGGGGAATGCATCCCGATACCGGTTGATCTGGCGACCAGCGAGGGGCGCAAAAAGTTTGTCGGTGAGTTCAATGAACGTGAGGCGAAGCTGGATATTCTGGTGAATAACGCTGGCGCTGCCTGGGGTGCACCATTCGAGGAGTACCCGGAGTCCGGTTATGACAAGGTGATGGATATCAATGTGAAAGCGGTGTTCATGCTGACGCGGGATTTACTGCCGCTATTGCGCAAGGATGCCAGCCCGGCGAATCCCAGCCGGGTAATCAATATTGGCTCCATTGACGGGTTGCGGGTGTCCAGTACCGACAACTTTGCCTACGGTACCAGCAAGGCTGCGGTGCATTTCCTTACCCGGAATCTGGCCGTCAGACTTGCGCCACAGGGTGTCACCGTCAATGCCATTGCACCCGGGCCGTTCGAAAGTCAGATGATGGCTTATATGCTGGACAACTACCGTGACAGGATTGAGAGTGAGAATCCGCTGGGTCGTATAGGATGTCCCGAGGACATGGCCGGCCTGGCACTTTACCTGGCCTCCTACGCTGCCCGGTATATGACCGGCCAGGTGATTGCACTGGATGGCGGTCGTCACCTGGGAAGTCGCCAATGA
- a CDS encoding alpha/beta hydrolase, whose translation MKKLSTGLMALMLLVQIQSGSAETAIRADVVYGHKDGMALVYDVLQPDDANGAAVVYMVSGGWFSRWAPPEQRVRQFADLLEAGFTVIPVHHGSSPRYHVPDAYADVSRAIRHIRLHADDYGIDAARIGVTGGSAGGHLSLMLGLNSDTGMADAEDPVLRSGNGVAAVVAYYPPVDLRPLAGPSERFPALNFPPDEAAAISPILHVDPEDPPTLLIHGDADDLVGISNSEIIFAEFQKHNVASDFITIPGAGHGFRGDDADRAAAARLAWFSRYLLSHSAAAD comes from the coding sequence ATGAAAAAATTGAGTACAGGGTTGATGGCGCTCATGCTGTTGGTCCAGATTCAGTCCGGCAGTGCCGAAACCGCCATCAGGGCCGATGTGGTCTATGGACATAAGGACGGCATGGCGCTGGTCTATGACGTTCTGCAGCCAGACGATGCCAACGGGGCAGCAGTGGTCTACATGGTGAGTGGCGGCTGGTTCTCCCGCTGGGCGCCGCCGGAACAGCGGGTGCGGCAGTTCGCCGATTTGCTGGAAGCCGGTTTCACCGTTATTCCAGTTCATCACGGCAGCTCTCCCAGGTACCACGTGCCCGATGCATACGCCGATGTCAGTCGTGCCATTCGGCATATTCGCCTGCATGCCGACGATTATGGGATCGATGCAGCGCGTATCGGAGTTACCGGTGGCAGTGCCGGCGGCCATCTTTCCCTGATGCTGGGGCTGAATTCCGATACCGGCATGGCTGATGCCGAAGACCCGGTGCTCCGCTCCGGCAATGGGGTGGCGGCGGTAGTCGCCTATTATCCGCCGGTCGACCTGCGCCCGCTGGCCGGCCCCAGCGAGCGTTTCCCTGCGTTGAACTTTCCCCCGGACGAGGCGGCGGCAATTTCACCTATTCTTCATGTGGACCCTGAAGACCCGCCAACCCTGCTGATTCACGGGGATGCCGACGACCTGGTGGGAATAAGCAATTCAGAAATAATCTTTGCTGAGTTTCAGAAGCACAATGTGGCGTCTGACTTCATTACCATTCCCGGGGCCGGGCACGGATTCCGCGGTGATGACGCCGACCGGGCAGCCGCCGCCAGGCTGGCCTGGTTCAGCCGGTACCTGTTGAGCCACAGCGCCGCAGCCGACTGA
- a CDS encoding fused MFS/spermidine synthase, with amino-acid sequence MRVNADYDKALRRAIIIVAALVVLLLIPLLFSVSVSAEVIHEERSLYRDITVVQNGPRRCLIFNIRIGDRNQTCVDVDEPEKLVFSYTRMSFAGLLLQPQPERILVAGLGGGSIPMTLADLFPAARIDVVEIDQAVYSVAKDYFFFEENDNMTVAVMDARVFVKRAGLEGRQYDYIVLDAFTGDYIPEHLLTREFLEEVAAILAPGGVLVANTFSTSRFYDHESVTYQAVFGEFFNFKLPSSGNRIIITGLEPLPEQGDLTQQARAFSERLKKYDIPILEYPARLSTTVDWDMSRRVLTDQFSPANLLRAN; translated from the coding sequence ATGAGAGTTAATGCAGATTACGACAAGGCTCTGCGAAGGGCGATCATCATAGTGGCGGCTTTAGTGGTGCTGCTGCTTATTCCGCTGCTTTTTTCCGTGTCGGTCAGTGCCGAGGTGATCCACGAAGAGCGTTCGCTTTACCGTGATATTACGGTTGTTCAGAATGGCCCCCGTCGTTGCCTGATCTTCAATATCCGAATCGGTGACCGTAATCAGACCTGTGTCGACGTGGATGAGCCGGAGAAACTGGTTTTCTCCTACACTCGCATGAGTTTTGCCGGATTGTTGCTGCAGCCACAACCAGAGCGGATTCTGGTGGCGGGGCTCGGCGGTGGCAGTATCCCCATGACTCTGGCCGACCTGTTCCCCGCTGCGCGCATTGATGTGGTGGAGATTGACCAGGCGGTTTACAGTGTGGCTAAGGACTATTTCTTTTTCGAAGAGAACGACAACATGACTGTTGCCGTCATGGACGCGCGGGTTTTTGTGAAAAGAGCGGGGCTGGAAGGCCGGCAGTATGACTATATCGTCCTGGATGCATTCACTGGTGACTATATTCCCGAGCATCTGCTGACCAGGGAGTTTCTGGAAGAGGTTGCAGCAATTCTTGCGCCGGGCGGTGTCCTGGTGGCGAATACCTTTTCCACCAGCAGATTTTACGATCACGAGTCAGTCACTTATCAGGCGGTTTTCGGGGAGTTTTTCAATTTCAAACTGCCATCATCCGGGAACCGCATAATTATTACCGGCCTGGAGCCATTGCCAGAGCAGGGAGACCTGACCCAGCAGGCCAGGGCATTTTCGGAGCGTCTCAAAAAATATGACATTCCCATACTGGAATACCCGGCAAGACTGTCCACCACTGTGGATTGGGATATGAGCCGACGGGTTTTGACTGATCAGTTCTCGCCAGCGAACCTGCTCAGGGCCAACTGA